A portion of the Mycoplasma sp. (ex Biomphalaria glabrata) genome contains these proteins:
- a CDS encoding NAD(P)H-dependent glycerol-3-phosphate dehydrogenase has product MGQRVNKFSKISFLGAGIWATALAKVAAENGSECLLWTLDEVQKNEINNQNTNEKFAKNIKLPKNISATTSLVDVLKFSNVIIIAVPTKVIKEVIEKLSEAIGSMNYKLDKKLTFIIISKGFSPTGTLISHYIKEVSPKNVTANLVSLVGPSLAQEVLDEKLTCISAASESPKLAVMTANTFTNNKYFHVTVEKDIDACLMLSALKNIYAIFSGTLWGLNYEYNTNAIFITFSLNEMKSILKHFGLMTKLTHGLVGLGDMLVTATNKKSRNFSSGYELGKLNDSTSIHEWATQNTVEGYTACKIIVEKIGKKHLKKFPILEAIYEVLYNNQNPHEIMHSLFKNPIFLFYNQKRVKRVINNEKNTNKSNYCWSSRSYWFNKKRC; this is encoded by the coding sequence ATGGGTCAACGCGTAAATAAATTTTCCAAAATAAGTTTTTTGGGAGCCGGAATTTGAGCAACAGCATTAGCAAAAGTAGCGGCTGAAAATGGAAGCGAATGTTTATTGTGAACATTAGATGAAGTTCAAAAAAATGAAATTAACAATCAAAACACTAATGAAAAATTTGCAAAAAACATCAAATTGCCAAAAAATATATCAGCAACAACATCATTAGTAGATGTTTTAAAATTTTCTAATGTTATCATTATCGCTGTTCCTACAAAAGTTATTAAGGAAGTTATAGAAAAACTAAGTGAAGCTATTGGATCAATGAATTATAAGTTGGATAAAAAACTAACATTTATAATAATTTCTAAAGGTTTTAGTCCTACAGGAACGTTGATTTCTCATTATATTAAAGAGGTTTCTCCAAAAAATGTAACAGCAAACTTAGTCTCACTAGTTGGTCCATCATTAGCACAAGAAGTTCTAGATGAGAAACTAACATGTATTAGTGCTGCGTCTGAATCACCAAAACTTGCCGTAATGACCGCTAATACCTTTACAAATAATAAATACTTTCACGTGACTGTTGAAAAAGATATTGATGCTTGTTTAATGCTAAGCGCTTTAAAAAACATTTATGCAATATTTTCCGGAACTTTGTGAGGCTTAAATTATGAGTATAATACCAATGCCATTTTTATTACATTTTCATTAAACGAAATGAAATCAATTTTAAAACATTTTGGGTTAATGACAAAACTAACACATGGATTAGTTGGGTTGGGTGATATGTTAGTAACAGCAACTAACAAAAAATCTCGGAATTTTAGTTCAGGATATGAACTTGGTAAACTAAACGATTCAACTAGTATCCACGAATGAGCTACTCAAAATACGGTTGAAGGTTACACTGCATGTAAAATTATTGTAGAAAAGATAGGGAAAAAACATTTAAAGAAATTTCCAATCTTAGAGGCGATTTACGAAGTCCTATATAACAATCAAAATCCTCATGAAATAATGCATTCATTATTTAAAAATCCTATTTTTTTATTTTATAATCAAAAAAGAGTGAAAAGGGTTATAAATAATGAAAAAAATACAAACAAATCAAATTATTGCTGAAGTAGCAGAAGCTACTGGTTTAACAAAAAAAGATGTTAA
- the der gene encoding ribosome biogenesis GTPase Der, protein MMINNIVAIVGRPNVGKSTLFNRLTQTRDSITHDEPGVTRDRIYGEVNWKNKDFILIDTGGIQLKEHLNFQKEINIQAQFAIDEADIIIFLTSYEDQIVYDDEYVAKLLKKYPNKKVFIVANKFDGNDQNPEQEYLWEKLGFGKPFFVSSSHGINVGDLLNAITSYLEEHEAKPNPTSEFSFCLIGKPNVGKSSIANALVKEQRSIVSEIAGTTRDSVYIDLVYDKKHFTLVDTAGIKRMNRALDSIEEISILKTKLAIERSNFAVFVIDGSQSLSKMDLDIAATLNESEKPFLIIVNKSDMLNEAEIEKIKKELKVKLNYVDWAQVFFTSAINKKIFIKYLKGYITLNKTWIYQFRN, encoded by the coding sequence ATGATGATTAATAATATAGTAGCGATTGTAGGAAGACCAAATGTTGGGAAAAGTACATTATTTAATAGACTAACTCAAACAAGAGATAGTATTACCCATGACGAACCTGGAGTCACTAGAGATAGAATCTATGGTGAAGTTAATTGGAAAAATAAAGATTTTATTTTAATCGATACTGGTGGTATTCAATTAAAAGAACATTTGAATTTTCAAAAAGAAATTAATATTCAAGCACAATTTGCCATTGATGAAGCTGATATTATTATTTTTTTAACATCATATGAAGATCAAATTGTATACGATGATGAATACGTTGCTAAATTATTAAAAAAATATCCAAATAAAAAAGTTTTTATTGTTGCTAATAAATTTGATGGAAATGATCAAAATCCAGAACAAGAATACTTATGAGAAAAACTAGGATTTGGCAAACCTTTTTTTGTAAGTTCATCTCACGGAATTAATGTTGGAGATCTATTAAACGCTATTACAAGTTATTTAGAAGAGCATGAAGCAAAACCGAATCCAACATCAGAATTTAGTTTTTGTTTGATTGGAAAACCAAATGTTGGAAAAAGTAGTATTGCTAATGCATTAGTAAAAGAGCAACGTTCAATAGTATCGGAAATTGCTGGAACAACAAGAGATAGTGTATATATTGACTTAGTGTATGACAAAAAACATTTTACCCTTGTTGATACAGCCGGGATTAAAAGAATGAACCGAGCACTAGATTCAATTGAGGAAATCAGTATACTAAAGACTAAGTTAGCAATTGAAAGATCTAATTTTGCAGTTTTTGTAATTGATGGTTCTCAATCATTGTCAAAAATGGATCTAGATATAGCAGCAACACTTAATGAATCTGAAAAACCTTTTTTAATTATCGTTAACAAATCTGATATGTTGAATGAAGCTGAAATCGAAAAAATTAAAAAAGAATTGAAGGTAAAATTAAATTATGTCGATTGAGCGCAAGTTTTTTTTACTTCTGCCATCAATAAAAAAATCTTCATAAAATATTTGAAGGGTTATATAACATTAAACAAAACTTGAATATACCAATTTCGGAATTAG
- the ylqF gene encoding ribosome biogenesis GTPase YlqF: MEDIKKTLINWYPGHMKKHFDLTKRNVNSFNVFLFVLDARCPLSSIHPDLKKILKNKHVIYVIVKDDLADPKITKLWREYFDKNYPNQYLFANLKNRKIWPDVRSLILKKIKLEHRFSYHKIMVVGVPNVGKSSLINNLSNKKSARVQNRPGLTQAFQNIKIDDNFEICDTPGLLWPKFENDKISLNLSIINSIKRQVLPLEEVVEQIFNFFKEKYPKEFAATFKCETSDLDDYLKWLNIAAQKFGFYLKGQEINYDRLYNHVFNVLQDGKKIRFSLESPIK, from the coding sequence TTGGAAGATATTAAAAAAACCTTAATTAATTGATATCCAGGTCACATGAAAAAACACTTTGACCTAACAAAAAGAAATGTTAACTCTTTTAATGTTTTTTTATTTGTTTTAGATGCTAGATGCCCTTTATCAAGTATTCATCCTGATTTAAAGAAAATTTTAAAAAATAAGCATGTAATTTACGTTATTGTTAAAGATGACTTAGCAGATCCGAAAATAACTAAATTATGACGAGAATATTTTGACAAAAATTACCCTAATCAATACTTATTTGCTAACTTAAAGAATCGCAAAATATGACCTGATGTTCGTTCTTTAATTCTTAAAAAAATTAAATTAGAACATCGTTTTTCTTACCACAAAATTATGGTTGTCGGGGTACCGAATGTTGGGAAAAGTAGTTTGATAAATAATTTATCTAATAAAAAATCAGCTAGAGTTCAAAATAGACCTGGTTTAACGCAAGCTTTTCAAAATATTAAAATTGATGACAATTTTGAAATTTGTGACACACCTGGTTTATTATGACCGAAATTTGAAAACGATAAAATTAGTCTAAATTTATCCATTATTAATTCTATTAAACGTCAAGTTTTACCGCTTGAAGAAGTTGTTGAGCAAATATTTAATTTCTTTAAGGAAAAATACCCAAAAGAATTTGCCGCAACTTTTAAATGTGAGACTAGTGATCTTGATGATTATTTAAAATGATTGAATATTGCTGCACAAAAATTTGGTTTTTATTTAAAAGGTCAAGAAATTAATTATGATCGACTGTATAATCATGTTTTTAATGTTTTACAGGATGGTAAAAAAATTCGTTTTTCTTTAGAATCCCCAATTAAATAA